The following is a genomic window from Verrucomicrobiota bacterium.
TGTCCGGACGAGTCGGAGCGCTGGCTGGTTGGAGAAAAAAGAGTTGGGGCTGGTTTGTCCGAGATAGAATGATTGCCATAAGGGATTTCAAGAAAGAAAAAAAGCATCCCCTCACCCGACCTTCGGCCACCCTCTCCCCATCCGATGGGGAGAGGGACGGAGTGAGGGGGTGTCGTTCTAACTGGAAAAGCGAGCATCCAGCCCTCTTAGAATTTATTCGTGTGTTTCATACCTTTCGCGGTTAAGAATCCCGCCCATGGCAAAACATCGCATCGGTATCATCGGCGGCAGCGGGCTTTACAACATCGAGGGCTTCACGAACCAGAAATGGGTGAAGCTCAAAACTCCATTTGGTGCGCCGTCGGATGAGTTTCTCACCGGCACGCTTGGCGGACGCGAAGTTGTTTTCCTCCCACGCCATGCTCGCGGCCATCGCATCCTGCCGAGCGAGTTGAATCACCGCGCCAACATCTGGGCGATGAAGCAGCTCGGCGTCGCCTGGATCATCAGCGTCAGTGCCGTCGGGTCGCTCCAGAAGAAATACAAGCCATGCGACATCGTGCTCATTGACCAGTTCCTCGACCGAACCAAGCGCGATTTCGAACACACGTTCTTCGGACGCGGTATCGTCGGGCACATCGCTTTCGCCGACCCGATCTGCGAGGAATTGCGGCAGTTGCTCCTGAAATCCGCTCGTGCCCAGAAGGCCCGTGTCCACGACGGCGGCACGTAC
Proteins encoded in this region:
- the mtnP gene encoding S-methyl-5'-thioadenosine phosphorylase, producing MAKHRIGIIGGSGLYNIEGFTNQKWVKLKTPFGAPSDEFLTGTLGGREVVFLPRHARGHRILPSELNHRANIWAMKQLGVAWIISVSAVGSLQKKYKPCDIVLIDQFLDRTKRDFEHTFFGRGIVGHIAFADPICEELRQLLLKSARAQKARVHDGGTYVNMEGPAFSTRAESITNHKLGYDVIGMTNLGEAKCAREAEIAYATMAMITDYDCWKVDEAHVTVEMVIANLMRNAATAKAIVLDVIPRIPQKPTWPCHEALHNAILTDKKLWPAKTKNELAPLLRKYL